A portion of the bacterium genome contains these proteins:
- a CDS encoding AlpA family phage regulatory protein, with the protein MATDESNSSTVLRIRDVCNRLGICRQTLQRWRDNGSFPAPIILGPRTVGWTVAALDEWIRNRPHGNAAVTPPMKREATP; encoded by the coding sequence ATGGCAACCGACGAGAGCAACAGCAGCACGGTGCTCCGCATCCGTGACGTCTGCAACCGGCTCGGGATCTGCCGCCAGACGCTCCAGCGCTGGCGCGACAACGGCAGCTTCCCGGCCCCGATCATCCTTGGGCCGCGCACCGTTGGCTGGACGGTCGCTGCCCTCGACGAGTGGATTCGCAACCGTCCGCACGGCAACGCGGCCGTGACGCCGCCGATGAAGCGCGAGGCGACGCCGTGA